A window from Salinigranum halophilum encodes these proteins:
- a CDS encoding NAD-dependent succinate-semialdehyde dehydrogenase, whose translation MEVVNPATNERIATYEEDSTAEVEAALTRATDAFEQWRDVSLRERQELLVSAGEVLRDRKREWAELMTREMGKPISQAVAEVEKCAWLCDHYAEYASVYLADDHHPSPPGTTVKTRYDPLGTVLAVMPWNYPFWQVFRFAATSLTAGNVGLLKHASNVPGCAMAIEEIFREAGYPEGVFQSLLVPSDLVDDIVEDDRVRAATLTGSGPAGRAVASTAGATLKKTVLELGGSDPFVVLDDADLDAAAETGAWARNMNGGQSCIAAKRFIVHDAVYDEFLDRLVSEVDSLTVGDPMDEETDVGPQARQNLMAELHEQVEASVAAGATVLTGGEPLDRDGAFYPPTILTDVPADCPAADEELFGPVAAVFRVGDEEAAIEQANDTRFGLGASIWTEDRERGERVAGRVDAGCTYINQYTKSDPRVPFGGVKDSGYGRELSEAGIKEFVNRKTVWVE comes from the coding sequence ATGGAGGTCGTCAATCCGGCGACGAACGAGCGAATCGCCACGTACGAGGAAGACTCGACGGCGGAGGTCGAAGCCGCCCTCACGCGGGCGACCGACGCCTTCGAGCAGTGGCGCGACGTGTCGCTGCGCGAGCGCCAGGAACTCCTCGTCAGCGCCGGCGAGGTCCTGCGCGACCGCAAACGCGAGTGGGCCGAGTTGATGACCCGCGAGATGGGAAAGCCCATCTCACAGGCGGTCGCCGAGGTCGAAAAGTGCGCGTGGCTCTGTGACCACTACGCCGAGTACGCGAGCGTCTACCTGGCCGACGACCACCACCCGAGTCCACCGGGGACGACGGTCAAGACCCGGTACGACCCGCTGGGGACCGTACTGGCCGTCATGCCCTGGAACTACCCGTTCTGGCAGGTGTTCCGGTTCGCCGCGACGTCGCTCACGGCGGGCAACGTGGGGCTGTTGAAACACGCGTCGAACGTCCCCGGCTGCGCGATGGCCATCGAGGAGATCTTCCGGGAGGCGGGCTACCCCGAGGGGGTCTTCCAGTCGCTTCTCGTCCCCTCCGACCTCGTCGACGACATCGTCGAGGACGACCGGGTCCGTGCGGCGACGCTCACCGGCAGCGGCCCGGCGGGTCGCGCCGTGGCCTCGACGGCGGGTGCCACCCTCAAGAAGACGGTGCTGGAACTCGGCGGGAGCGACCCGTTCGTCGTGCTCGACGACGCGGACCTCGATGCGGCCGCCGAGACCGGCGCGTGGGCGCGCAACATGAACGGTGGCCAGTCGTGTATCGCGGCGAAGCGATTCATCGTCCACGACGCGGTGTACGACGAGTTCCTCGACCGACTCGTCTCGGAGGTCGACTCGCTGACCGTCGGCGACCCGATGGACGAGGAGACCGACGTCGGTCCGCAGGCCCGCCAGAACCTCATGGCGGAACTCCACGAGCAGGTCGAAGCGAGCGTCGCGGCGGGTGCGACCGTCCTCACGGGCGGTGAACCCCTCGACCGCGACGGTGCGTTCTACCCGCCGACGATTCTGACGGACGTCCCCGCGGACTGTCCGGCCGCCGACGAGGAACTGTTCGGTCCCGTCGCGGCCGTGTTCCGGGTCGGTGACGAGGAAGCAGCCATCGAGCAGGCCAACGACACCCGCTTCGGCCTCGGCGCGTCTATCTGGACCGAGGACCGCGAACGCGGCGAGCGGGTCGCCGGACGGGTCGACGCCGGCTGTACGTACATCAACCAGTACACCAAGTCCGACCCGCGCGTCCCCTTCGGCGGCGTCAAAGACTCCGGCTACGGTCGTGAACTCTCCGAGGCCGGCATCAAGGAGTTCGTCAACCGGAAGACGGTCTGGGTCGAGTAA
- a CDS encoding aminopeptidase, which translates to MDPRIREHAETIADHSTGIEAGENVVIAMPREAEELAVALHEVVGDRGANPVYLNNSERASRAFLRARADGDEAEAGEFETPDHQLALYEASDVVVVARGGANVSEQSDVAPETTAAYRRAMQPVLKERLSKRWCLTQFPTSGHAQLAGMSTEAYENFVWDAVSLDWDAQREHQAEMVDILDGADEVRVKSGAETDVTMSIAGNTTLNDYGEKNLPGGEVFTAPVRDSVEGEVHFDMPLYRQGREIEGVRVRFEDGRVDSYSAERNEEVLDGVFDTDEGARYLGELGIGMNRSIDQFTYNMLFDEKMGDTVHMAVGAAYEECVGEENEANESAEHVDMIVDMSEESVIEVDGEVVQRDGTFVFEDGFE; encoded by the coding sequence ATGGACCCACGCATCCGCGAACACGCGGAGACCATCGCCGACCACTCGACCGGAATCGAGGCGGGCGAGAACGTCGTCATCGCCATGCCCCGGGAGGCCGAAGAGCTCGCCGTCGCCCTCCACGAGGTCGTGGGCGACCGGGGCGCGAACCCGGTCTACCTGAACAACTCCGAGCGCGCGTCGCGGGCGTTCCTGCGGGCGCGCGCCGACGGGGACGAAGCGGAGGCAGGCGAGTTCGAGACGCCCGACCACCAGCTCGCGCTGTACGAGGCGAGCGACGTCGTCGTCGTCGCCCGCGGCGGCGCGAACGTGAGCGAGCAGTCCGACGTCGCCCCCGAGACGACAGCGGCGTACCGGCGGGCGATGCAGCCCGTCCTGAAAGAGCGGCTCTCGAAGCGGTGGTGTCTCACGCAGTTCCCCACGTCCGGACACGCCCAGCTGGCGGGGATGAGCACGGAGGCGTACGAGAACTTCGTCTGGGACGCCGTCAGCCTCGACTGGGACGCACAGCGCGAACACCAGGCCGAGATGGTCGACATCCTCGACGGGGCCGACGAGGTTCGGGTCAAGTCGGGCGCGGAGACGGACGTGACGATGTCCATCGCCGGCAACACGACGCTGAACGATTACGGCGAGAAGAACTTGCCGGGCGGGGAGGTGTTCACCGCGCCCGTCAGGGACTCGGTCGAAGGCGAGGTCCACTTCGACATGCCGCTCTATCGACAGGGACGAGAGATAGAGGGCGTCCGCGTCCGGTTCGAGGACGGCCGCGTCGACTCGTACTCGGCGGAGCGGAACGAAGAGGTCCTCGACGGCGTGTTCGACACCGACGAGGGCGCGCGGTATCTGGGCGAACTCGGAATCGGGATGAACCGGAGCATCGACCAGTTCACCTACAACATGCTGTTCGACGAGAAGATGGGCGACACCGTCCACATGGCCGTCGGAGCCGCCTACGAGGAGTGCGTCGGCGAGGAGAACGAGGCGAACGAGTCGGCCGAACACGTCGACATGATCGTCGACATGAGCGAGGAGTCGGTCATCGAGGTGGACGGGGAGGTCGTCCAGCGAGACGGCACCTTCGTATTCGAGGACGGGTTCGAGTAA
- a CDS encoding GYD domain-containing protein encodes MPTYITLADWTGEGIANAKESPRRLQQAREVFSTHGGELTDFFMTIGDHDMVVVSTFPDDESYAKAMLKVASGGAVRTETLKAFTEDEYRDIVDAL; translated from the coding sequence ATGCCGACATACATCACGTTGGCCGACTGGACCGGAGAGGGGATCGCGAACGCGAAGGAGAGCCCACGGCGCCTCCAGCAGGCACGGGAAGTCTTCTCCACACACGGCGGAGAGCTGACGGACTTCTTCATGACGATTGGTGACCACGACATGGTCGTCGTCTCGACGTTCCCGGACGACGAATCGTACGCCAAGGCGATGCTGAAAGTCGCGAGCGGCGGGGCCGTCCGGACGGAGACGCTGAAGGCGTTCACCGAGGACGAGTACCGCGACATCGTCGACGCGCTCTGA
- the ltaE gene encoding low-specificity L-threonine aldolase, whose protein sequence is MIDLRSDTVTKPSDAMRDAARDAEVGDDVYGDDPSVNELERRAADLVGMEAALFVPSGTMGNQVAIRTHTERGQELVVDDEAHVVKWELGGVADLSGVQARMVDCGPRAVPTVEQVRAAYVEESLHRPGTGLLCLENTHNSRGGVAVGVDAIEEACEAAHDLGVPVHLDGARLFNAAVALDVAPEALTGPADTVNFCLSKGLGAPVGSLLAGPAPFVDRARRVRKLFGGGMRQAGIIAAPGLVALDNVGRLEADHANARVLAEGLDAIAGISVQEPDTNIVMISAEEAGVSASDLTAAAADHGVAFNPTGAYTARLCTHLDVSRADVTEAVDRIAAAVESLRL, encoded by the coding sequence ATGATAGACCTCCGCTCCGACACCGTCACCAAGCCCTCCGATGCGATGCGCGACGCCGCCCGCGACGCCGAGGTGGGCGACGACGTCTACGGCGACGACCCCTCGGTGAACGAACTCGAACGTCGCGCGGCCGACCTCGTCGGGATGGAGGCGGCGCTGTTCGTCCCGAGCGGCACCATGGGTAATCAGGTCGCCATCCGCACACACACCGAGCGCGGACAGGAACTCGTCGTCGACGACGAGGCCCACGTCGTCAAGTGGGAACTCGGCGGCGTCGCCGACCTCTCGGGCGTCCAGGCTCGGATGGTCGACTGCGGCCCGCGGGCCGTTCCCACGGTCGAACAGGTCCGGGCGGCCTACGTCGAGGAGTCGCTGCACCGCCCCGGGACCGGACTGCTCTGTCTGGAGAACACCCACAACAGCCGCGGCGGAGTCGCCGTCGGCGTCGACGCCATCGAGGAGGCCTGCGAGGCCGCACACGACCTCGGGGTTCCCGTCCACCTCGACGGGGCCCGTCTCTTCAACGCCGCCGTCGCCCTCGACGTCGCGCCCGAGGCGTTGACCGGCCCGGCCGACACGGTCAACTTCTGCCTCTCGAAGGGGCTTGGCGCACCCGTCGGGTCTCTCCTCGCCGGTCCAGCGCCGTTCGTCGACCGGGCACGCCGCGTCAGGAAGCTGTTCGGTGGGGGGATGCGCCAGGCCGGTATCATCGCCGCACCGGGGCTCGTGGCGCTCGACAACGTCGGCCGGCTCGAAGCAGACCACGCGAACGCACGGGTGCTCGCCGAGGGGCTCGACGCCATCGCGGGCATCTCGGTCCAGGAACCGGACACGAACATCGTGATGATCTCCGCCGAGGAGGCCGGCGTTTCGGCGTCCGACCTCACAGCCGCTGCGGCCGACCACGGCGTCGCGTTCAACCCGACCGGCGCGTACACTGCCCGGCTCTGTACCCACCTCGACGTCTCCCGCGCCGACGTGACGGAGGCGGTCGACCGCATCGCGGCGGCCGTCGAGAGCCTGCGTCTTTGA
- a CDS encoding choice-of-anchor I family protein, whose protein sequence is MRDSQQRTRFGRRAFLGLSGSTALALLGAPATAKTDGTATDGRTVHQVEGGAVPQHGGVRLEAIGRYESGLFDEGGAEIVDYHPPTQRLFVINSDLGGVDVLDVSDPTDPTKLAALDVAGELAGVSSANSVSASTATVAVAIEAENAQEPGQVGFYDPETLDLLGTATVGPLPDKVTFTPDGQKALVANEGEPNEEYTVDPRGSVSVVDISAGADAATVSTAGFAQFDGMEGELRDRGIRIFGPGASASQDFEPEYVTVSDDSTTAWVSLQENNAIAEIDIESATVTKLLPLGFKDYSLAGNELDASNEDGGVNIRNWPINGILQPDAIGSYSVGDETYIVTANEGDGRDYDGFSEEREVADLDLDPEAFDFDSIEGIDSVEELQRPENLGAKGVTTTLGDTDGDGLYEEIYVFGGRSFSIFNTDGERVFDSGSDFERITAERFPDQFNNDNDESDPDGRSDNKGPEPEGIALGQVGDRHYAFIGLERIGGVMVYDITDPESPAFVQYINERDFSVDIEAEIEDGDAPASAAGDLGPEGLAFATAAESPIDEPLVFVGHEVSGTTVIFRVATSVVGIDSLAVRNGASGSVDLSLLSARDGFSGGRLTVSVADTDVAEIVSASYNDAFGLTQAPTVGDGGSSVELEIVDTERAVESGATNVPLATIDLTSVGAGTTDLVVEVEAFDSDAGETVDAATQNGVVITGPSSVGRSGAAPTDLDDDGRYEDVNGNGRVDYDDVVLLFEQFDSDSVRMNADAYDFNENGKLDYDDIVDLYEEV, encoded by the coding sequence GTGAGAGATTCACAACAGCGTACACGGTTCGGACGCCGGGCGTTTCTCGGCCTCTCCGGGAGCACCGCACTCGCACTACTGGGCGCACCGGCAACGGCGAAGACCGACGGGACGGCGACAGATGGACGGACTGTCCACCAGGTCGAGGGAGGGGCGGTCCCGCAGCACGGGGGCGTTCGTCTCGAGGCAATCGGCCGATACGAGTCGGGACTGTTCGACGAGGGCGGAGCCGAGATTGTCGACTACCACCCGCCCACCCAGCGACTGTTCGTGATCAACTCGGACCTCGGCGGCGTCGACGTGCTCGACGTCTCGGATCCGACCGACCCGACAAAGCTCGCCGCGCTCGACGTGGCGGGGGAACTCGCGGGCGTGAGCAGCGCGAACAGCGTCTCGGCGTCCACGGCCACCGTCGCCGTCGCGATCGAGGCTGAGAACGCACAGGAGCCGGGACAGGTCGGCTTCTACGACCCCGAAACGCTCGATCTCCTTGGGACGGCCACGGTCGGGCCGCTGCCCGACAAGGTGACGTTCACCCCCGACGGACAGAAGGCGCTCGTCGCCAACGAGGGTGAGCCGAACGAGGAGTACACCGTCGATCCCCGGGGGTCGGTCAGTGTCGTCGACATCTCTGCGGGCGCGGACGCAGCGACCGTCAGCACGGCTGGCTTCGCCCAGTTCGACGGTATGGAAGGGGAACTGCGAGACCGAGGAATCAGGATCTTCGGGCCGGGTGCGAGCGCCTCACAGGACTTCGAGCCGGAGTACGTCACTGTGAGCGACGACTCGACGACCGCGTGGGTCTCGCTGCAGGAGAACAACGCCATCGCCGAGATCGACATCGAGAGCGCAACTGTCACGAAGCTGCTTCCGCTGGGTTTCAAAGACTACAGTCTCGCGGGGAACGAACTCGACGCCAGTAACGAGGACGGTGGGGTCAACATCCGGAACTGGCCGATCAACGGCATCCTTCAGCCCGACGCGATTGGCTCGTACAGCGTCGGTGACGAGACGTACATCGTCACGGCAAACGAGGGCGACGGCCGCGACTACGACGGGTTCAGCGAGGAGAGGGAGGTCGCCGACCTCGACCTCGACCCCGAGGCGTTCGACTTCGACTCGATCGAGGGAATCGACAGCGTCGAGGAGCTCCAACGGCCCGAAAACCTCGGCGCGAAGGGCGTGACGACGACGCTCGGTGACACCGACGGCGACGGTCTCTACGAGGAGATCTACGTCTTCGGCGGGCGGTCGTTCAGCATCTTCAACACCGACGGCGAACGGGTGTTCGACAGCGGGAGCGACTTCGAGCGAATCACTGCCGAACGGTTCCCCGACCAGTTCAACAACGACAACGACGAGAGCGACCCTGACGGCCGCAGTGATAATAAGGGTCCCGAACCCGAGGGAATCGCGCTCGGTCAGGTCGGCGACCGCCACTACGCGTTCATCGGTCTCGAGCGTATCGGCGGGGTGATGGTGTACGACATCACCGACCCCGAATCGCCCGCGTTCGTTCAGTACATTAACGAGCGGGACTTCTCGGTCGACATCGAGGCGGAGATCGAAGACGGTGACGCCCCCGCGAGCGCCGCCGGCGACCTCGGCCCAGAGGGGCTGGCCTTCGCGACTGCGGCAGAGAGCCCGATCGACGAACCCCTCGTCTTCGTGGGCCACGAGGTCAGCGGGACGACGGTGATCTTCCGCGTGGCGACCAGCGTCGTCGGTATCGACTCGCTCGCTGTCAGAAACGGCGCGTCCGGCAGTGTCGACCTCTCGCTGCTGTCGGCGAGGGACGGCTTCTCCGGCGGCCGACTGACCGTCTCGGTCGCCGACACCGACGTCGCAGAGATCGTGAGCGCGAGCTACAACGACGCGTTCGGACTCACGCAGGCACCGACGGTCGGCGACGGCGGTTCGTCGGTCGAACTGGAGATCGTCGACACCGAGAGAGCCGTCGAGTCGGGCGCGACAAACGTCCCCCTCGCGACTATCGACCTCACCAGCGTCGGTGCGGGCACGACCGACCTCGTCGTCGAGGTCGAGGCGTTCGACAGCGACGCGGGCGAGACAGTCGACGCGGCGACGCAGAACGGAGTCGTCATCACTGGCCCGTCGTCGGTCGGCCGCTCGGGAGCCGCGCCGACGGACCTCGACGACGACGGTCGCTACGAGGACGTCAACGGGAACGGGCGCGTCGACTACGACGACGTCGTCCTCCTGTTCGAGCAGTTCGACTCGGACTCGGTCAGGATGAACGCGGACGCGTACGACTTCAACGAGAACGGGAAACTCGACTACGACGACATCGTCGACCTCTACGAAGAGGTTTGA
- a CDS encoding cation diffusion facilitator family transporter has protein sequence MGSSTSVVLAALVANGAIAIMKFGGFLLTGSPSMLSETYHSISDTGNQVFLLIGIRYSGQAADRGHPFGYGKAQFFYAFLVSVLLFGIAGWESLKHGYDAVLHPAHGGGGSTFTLFGTSVDPFFVNVVVLLGAIGFETYAFVKANAELQRQITEYGWSGIVEAFKRTSDVTTLTAFTEDAIALGGATIALVGIVLTRVTGNPLYDSVSAVVIGLLLMGFALALGWENKRLLIGESLPDEVEERLREAIRGHDGVVHVDRLRTVFFGPQNALVTADVSFAAGNDTHDLDDDIVAIEEKLRRVDDRVGMVYIEPEV, from the coding sequence ATGGGTAGTAGCACCTCCGTCGTCCTCGCCGCCCTCGTCGCGAACGGTGCCATCGCGATCATGAAGTTCGGCGGCTTCCTCCTCACGGGGAGTCCGTCGATGCTCTCGGAGACGTACCACTCCATCTCCGACACCGGCAACCAGGTCTTCTTGCTCATCGGCATCCGCTACAGCGGCCAAGCGGCCGACCGCGGCCACCCGTTCGGCTACGGCAAGGCACAGTTCTTCTACGCCTTTCTCGTCTCCGTCCTGCTGTTCGGCATCGCGGGGTGGGAGTCGTTGAAACACGGGTACGACGCCGTCCTCCACCCGGCCCACGGCGGCGGTGGTTCGACCTTCACGCTGTTCGGGACGAGCGTCGACCCCTTCTTCGTGAACGTCGTCGTGCTCCTGGGCGCCATCGGCTTCGAGACGTACGCGTTCGTCAAGGCAAACGCCGAACTCCAGCGACAGATCACGGAGTACGGGTGGTCGGGCATCGTCGAGGCGTTCAAGCGGACGAGCGACGTCACGACCCTGACGGCCTTCACCGAGGACGCCATCGCACTCGGCGGGGCCACCATCGCCCTCGTCGGCATCGTCCTCACGCGAGTGACGGGGAACCCGCTCTACGACTCGGTCTCGGCGGTGGTCATCGGGCTCCTCCTGATGGGCTTCGCGCTCGCGCTGGGGTGGGAGAACAAGCGGCTGCTCATCGGCGAGTCGCTCCCGGACGAGGTCGAAGAGCGGCTCCGCGAGGCGATTCGCGGTCACGACGGGGTGGTCCACGTCGACCGCCTCCGAACGGTGTTCTTCGGCCCGCAGAACGCCCTCGTCACCGCCGACGTGAGCTTCGCGGCCGGCAACGACACCCACGACCTCGACGACGACATCGTTGCCATCGAGGAGAAGCTCAGACGCGTCGACGACCGAGTCGGGATGGTCTACATCGAGCCAGAGGTGTGA
- a CDS encoding metallophosphoesterase, whose product MLVVVSDTHSRSGHKLTGRTLEAVREADVVVHAGDFNREPVLDAFHEVASELHGVYGNTDSAAIRDRLPVARTLEYQGRRFAVTHTREGGPTALSLFGRERGADVVLFGHSHRPTLDVSGPVTLLNPGSHAQPRGNRPGHAELEPVPDGLRCRLVTPEGEVFEEHVV is encoded by the coding sequence ATGCTCGTCGTCGTCTCCGACACCCACTCGCGCTCGGGTCACAAACTCACCGGACGGACGCTCGAGGCCGTCCGCGAGGCCGACGTGGTCGTCCACGCGGGCGACTTCAACCGCGAGCCCGTCCTCGACGCCTTCCACGAGGTCGCGAGCGAACTCCACGGTGTCTACGGTAACACCGACAGCGCGGCCATCCGCGACCGCCTCCCTGTCGCGCGAACCCTCGAGTACCAGGGTCGCCGCTTCGCGGTCACTCACACCCGCGAGGGCGGACCGACGGCGCTGTCGCTGTTCGGCCGCGAGCGCGGCGCCGACGTGGTCCTGTTCGGTCACTCACACCGACCGACGCTCGACGTCTCGGGGCCGGTGACGCTGCTCAACCCCGGCAGCCACGCCCAGCCCCGTGGCAACCGACCCGGTCACGCCGAACTCGAACCCGTCCCGGACGGACTTCGCTGTCGGCTGGTGACACCAGAGGGTGAGGTGTTCGAAGAGCACGTCGTCTGA
- a CDS encoding ArsR/SmtB family transcription factor, with protein sequence MAGLLPSKPDIDPNEEPRVVGLDSDDADELIDALSSSTTRAVLAALHEEPASASEVASRVDTSLQNVQYHLRKLEDAGLVEVGDTVYSEKGREMNVYVPADRALVVVAGRQEETTGLKAALARLLGGVGVLGLASVVVDRLAREGRSVGFGTSAGGAEGGGADGGGAPSTTGAGDGSVSGGGAAAPTPEQTATEVATETTTRTAVETTTGGGGFQIAEATTTATGPTEATAVADTTAAMTATPAPTATQTATPVATALPETTPTGTATPVPTPVADATVEATAAATAAQPGVLGGAAASPGLLFFLGGTTVLLGGFVFWLVRR encoded by the coding sequence ATGGCCGGTCTCCTGCCCTCCAAGCCCGACATCGACCCGAACGAGGAACCCCGGGTCGTCGGCCTCGACTCCGACGACGCGGACGAACTCATCGACGCCCTGTCGTCGTCGACAACGCGCGCGGTCCTCGCTGCCCTCCACGAGGAACCCGCGTCGGCGTCGGAGGTAGCCAGCCGGGTCGACACCTCGCTCCAGAACGTCCAGTACCACCTCCGGAAACTCGAGGACGCCGGTCTCGTCGAGGTGGGTGACACGGTCTACTCCGAGAAGGGTCGAGAGATGAACGTCTACGTCCCCGCCGACCGCGCGCTCGTCGTCGTCGCCGGCCGACAGGAGGAGACGACGGGGCTGAAGGCCGCCCTCGCGCGCCTCCTGGGTGGGGTGGGCGTCCTCGGCCTCGCCAGCGTCGTCGTCGACCGACTCGCGCGGGAGGGGCGCTCTGTGGGCTTCGGGACGAGTGCCGGGGGAGCGGAGGGTGGAGGTGCCGACGGCGGGGGCGCACCGTCGACGACGGGAGCGGGAGACGGCAGTGTGAGCGGCGGCGGTGCGGCGGCCCCGACACCCGAACAGACGGCGACCGAGGTCGCGACCGAAACCACGACGAGAACGGCAGTCGAGACCACGACGGGGGGAGGCGGGTTCCAGATCGCCGAGGCGACGACGACCGCGACGGGCCCGACAGAGGCCACGGCGGTGGCCGACACGACCGCCGCGATGACGGCGACACCCGCGCCGACGGCGACGCAGACGGCGACGCCCGTCGCGACGGCGCTGCCGGAGACGACGCCGACGGGAACCGCGACACCGGTTCCGACGCCGGTCGCCGACGCGACCGTCGAGGCGACCGCTGCCGCCACGGCGGCGCAACCGGGCGTGCTCGGGGGTGCCGCGGCCTCTCCGGGCCTGCTCTTCTTCCTCGGCGGGACGACGGTCCTGCTCGGTGGGTTCGTGTTCTGGCTGGTCCGCCGGTGA
- a CDS encoding DUF7859 family protein, whose product MLPVAPATGVVDTLTGDPILLVLVVGLLLIVFFAYLYVRRTLMNLRDGYEDAYRGK is encoded by the coding sequence ATGCTCCCTGTCGCACCCGCGACTGGAGTCGTCGACACGCTCACGGGTGACCCCATCCTGCTCGTGCTCGTTGTCGGCCTTCTCCTGATCGTGTTCTTCGCGTATCTCTACGTTCGGCGGACGCTGATGAACCTCCGCGACGGGTACGAAGACGCCTACCGCGGGAAGTAG
- a CDS encoding inorganic phosphate transporter — MVTAATLGTFAVAALASLFMAWAIGAGSSGSTPFAAAVGANAISVMRAGFVVGMLGFLGAVLQGANVTEAVGTELVAGATLTAPAVIVALLVAATLVALGVFAGYPIATAFTVTGAVVGAGLALGGDPAWGKYQEIGALWVLTPFVGGGIAYSTARALRNERIPERLAVPILAGVVGAIVTNIEFAVLPGPDGSGSIAGTLAGAGLLPTGPLVARLVFTLVLSVLVSLALAREMADDQARGQQRFLLVLGALVAFSAGGSQVGLAIGPLVPLLSDFSVPLPAVLAGGGLGLLVGSWTGAPRMIKALAQDYSSLGPRRSIAAMIPSFAIAQTAVAFGIPVSFNEIIVSAIIGSGYAAASEGGGGVSAAKMGYTVLAWLGSLALAFGLSYGVFTAVDLLLLG, encoded by the coding sequence ATGGTCACCGCAGCGACCCTCGGGACCTTCGCCGTCGCCGCCCTCGCCTCCCTGTTCATGGCGTGGGCTATCGGCGCGGGGTCGTCGGGGTCGACGCCGTTCGCCGCGGCCGTCGGCGCCAATGCCATCTCCGTGATGCGCGCCGGATTCGTCGTCGGCATGCTCGGCTTCCTCGGTGCGGTCCTCCAGGGCGCGAACGTCACCGAGGCGGTCGGTACCGAACTCGTCGCTGGCGCGACGCTCACCGCCCCAGCCGTCATCGTCGCGCTCCTCGTCGCCGCCACGCTCGTCGCGCTCGGGGTCTTCGCGGGCTACCCCATCGCCACGGCGTTCACGGTCACCGGGGCCGTCGTCGGCGCGGGTCTCGCGCTCGGCGGCGACCCCGCCTGGGGGAAGTACCAGGAGATCGGGGCGCTCTGGGTGCTCACGCCCTTCGTCGGCGGCGGCATCGCTTACTCGACCGCCAGAGCGCTCCGAAACGAACGCATCCCCGAGCGCCTCGCCGTCCCGATCCTCGCGGGGGTGGTCGGTGCCATCGTCACCAACATCGAGTTCGCCGTGCTCCCCGGGCCCGACGGGAGCGGCTCCATCGCCGGCACCCTCGCGGGTGCGGGACTCCTCCCGACAGGGCCGCTCGTCGCCCGACTCGTCTTCACGCTCGTCCTCTCCGTCCTCGTCTCCCTCGCGCTCGCCCGCGAGATGGCCGACGACCAGGCGCGCGGTCAGCAGCGTTTCCTCCTCGTCCTCGGCGCGCTCGTCGCCTTCTCGGCTGGCGGGTCGCAGGTCGGCCTCGCCATCGGGCCGCTCGTTCCCCTGTTGAGCGACTTCTCGGTTCCGCTCCCGGCCGTCCTGGCCGGCGGCGGGCTGGGCCTCCTCGTCGGGTCGTGGACGGGTGCGCCGCGGATGATAAAGGCGCTCGCGCAGGACTACTCCTCGCTGGGCCCGCGGCGCTCCATCGCGGCGATGATTCCCTCGTTCGCCATCGCCCAGACCGCGGTGGCGTTCGGGATTCCGGTCTCGTTCAACGAGATTATCGTCAGCGCCATCATCGGCTCGGGCTACGCCGCCGCGAGCGAGGGTGGCGGCGGCGTCAGCGCCGCGAAGATGGGTTACACCGTCCTCGCGTGGCTCGGGTCGCTCGCGCTCGCGTTCGGTCTCTCGTACGGCGTGTTCACCGCTGTCGACCTCCTACTCCTCGGGTGA